The Microbacterium sp. KUDC0406 genome includes a window with the following:
- a CDS encoding ParA family protein — MDTPLARELADLSSRRRALENVTVEFTGKTRVFTVSNQKGGVGKTTTTVNVASALASLGAHVLVIDLDPQGNASTALSIPHSADVPSVYDVLINGTPLADVVQVSPEHPNLRCAPSTIHLAGAEIELVAQVAREFRLRRALEVYLASHPTDIVIIDCPPSLGLLTINAFTAASEVFIPIQSEYYALEGLSQLLGSIQMIQQHLNPELHLSTILLTMFDGRTRLAQQVADEVRNHFPEQVLRTVIPRSVRVSEAPSFGQSVIAYDGTSAGAIAYQEAAVEIASRTQGEEN, encoded by the coding sequence ATGGATACTCCTCTTGCTCGAGAACTCGCAGACCTCTCCTCCCGCCGACGGGCGCTGGAGAACGTCACGGTCGAGTTCACCGGGAAGACCCGCGTCTTCACGGTCTCGAACCAGAAAGGCGGTGTCGGCAAGACGACGACCACGGTGAATGTCGCCTCGGCACTCGCATCCCTCGGTGCGCACGTACTCGTGATCGACCTCGATCCGCAGGGGAACGCCTCGACCGCCCTCAGCATTCCGCACTCGGCTGATGTCCCCAGTGTGTACGACGTGCTGATCAACGGCACGCCGCTGGCCGACGTCGTGCAGGTCAGTCCGGAGCATCCGAACCTCCGCTGCGCGCCGAGCACGATCCATCTGGCCGGAGCCGAGATCGAGCTCGTCGCTCAGGTCGCTCGGGAGTTCCGGCTGCGCCGGGCCCTGGAGGTCTACCTCGCGTCGCATCCGACCGACATCGTGATCATCGACTGCCCTCCGTCACTGGGGCTGCTCACCATCAACGCCTTCACCGCGGCATCCGAGGTGTTCATCCCGATCCAGAGCGAGTACTACGCGCTCGAGGGGCTCAGCCAGCTGCTCGGCAGCATCCAGATGATCCAGCAGCACCTGAATCCCGAACTCCACCTCTCCACGATCCTGCTCACGATGTTCGACGGACGCACCCGTCTTGCGCAGCAGGTCGCCGACGAGGTGCGCAATCACTTTCCGGAACAGGTGCTCCGCACCGTGATCCCGCGTTCGGTCCGAGTATCCGAGGCCCCGAGCTTCGGACAGTCCGTGATCGCTTACGATGGGACGTCGGCCGGAGCGATCGCGTATCAGGAGGCGGCTGTCGAGATCGCGTCACGGACGCAGGGTGAGGAGAACTGA